A single region of the Hyphomicrobiales bacterium genome encodes:
- a CDS encoding hypothetical protein (Evidence 5 : Unknown function), which yields MKSMAGVTGLEPATSGVTGRRSNQLSYTPVASQQLAAV from the coding sequence TTGAAATCAATGGCGGGAGTGACGGGGCTCGAACCCGCGACCTCCGGCGTGACAGGCCGGCGCTCTAACCAACTGAGCTACACCCCCGTGGCAAGCCAGCAGCTCGCTGCGGTGTGA
- a CDS encoding Stress-induced acidophilic repeat protein: MPKEKSSTRGFASMDEAKQRAIASKGGQSVPNEKRSFSQNRELAAKAGRKGGRSVPDEKRSFSQNPDLAAQAGRKGGQASHSTR, encoded by the coding sequence ATGCCAAAAGAGAAATCATCGACCCGAGGCTTTGCCTCCATGGACGAGGCGAAACAGCGCGCAATTGCGTCAAAAGGCGGACAAAGCGTGCCCAACGAGAAGCGAAGCTTCTCCCAGAATCGCGAGCTTGCCGCCAAGGCAGGACGCAAGGGAGGACGCAGCGTTCCGGATGAGAAGCGCAGCTTCTCGCAGAACCCGGATCTGGCGGCACAAGCAGGTCGCAAGGGCGGCCAAGCCTCGCACAGCAC
- the der gene encoding 50S ribosomal subunit stability factor, which yields MVATVAIVGRPNVGKSTLFNRLVGKKLALVDDRPGVTRDRREGEAHLGDLTFTVVDTAGLEEADADSLTGRMRAQTEAAVMASDVILFVIDVRTGITPTDRQFADLVRKSGKPVVLLANKAEGRSGVEASYEAFTLGLGDPVPISAEHGEGTSDLYDALAAHLPAPEDEEDEDEASRSIRIAIVGRPNAGKSTLINRMVGEDRLLTGPEAGITRDSISLDWEWRDRPIKLFDTAGLRKRARIDDKLEKLSVADGLRAARFAEVVVVLLDATIPFEKQDLTIVDLIEREGRALVIGLNKWDLVADQPGLLKTLKEEAARLLSQVKGVTIVPLSGLAGRGIDQLMEAVVAAHEVWNSRIATAQLNKWLAEVVAAHPPPAVSGRRIKIRYMTQVKSRPPHFAVFGNQLAALPASYSRYLVNGLRESFDLPGTPIRLSMRQGNNPYAEHGKPSGRIYKRRS from the coding sequence ATGGTCGCCACAGTCGCAATCGTCGGTCGTCCCAATGTGGGCAAGTCGACCCTTTTCAACCGGCTTGTCGGCAAGAAGCTCGCGCTCGTCGACGATCGTCCGGGCGTCACCCGTGATCGCCGCGAGGGCGAGGCGCATCTTGGCGACCTGACCTTCACCGTCGTCGATACCGCGGGGCTTGAGGAGGCTGATGCCGACAGCCTGACCGGTCGCATGCGCGCCCAGACCGAAGCGGCCGTGATGGCGTCCGACGTCATTCTTTTCGTGATCGATGTCCGCACCGGCATCACGCCCACGGATCGGCAGTTCGCCGATCTCGTCCGCAAGTCCGGCAAGCCCGTGGTGCTCCTTGCCAACAAGGCCGAGGGGCGCAGCGGCGTCGAAGCCTCCTACGAGGCCTTCACGCTCGGCCTCGGTGATCCCGTGCCGATCTCGGCCGAGCATGGCGAAGGCACGAGCGATCTCTATGACGCGCTCGCGGCCCATCTTCCCGCCCCCGAGGACGAGGAGGACGAGGACGAGGCATCGCGGTCCATCCGCATCGCCATCGTCGGCCGTCCCAATGCCGGCAAGTCCACGCTCATCAACCGTATGGTCGGTGAGGACCGTCTGCTCACGGGTCCCGAAGCCGGCATTACGCGTGATTCCATTTCTCTCGACTGGGAGTGGCGTGACCGCCCCATCAAGCTGTTCGACACGGCGGGGCTGCGCAAGCGCGCCCGCATCGATGACAAGCTCGAGAAGCTTTCCGTCGCCGACGGCTTACGCGCCGCGCGGTTCGCGGAGGTCGTCGTCGTGCTGCTCGACGCCACCATTCCCTTCGAGAAGCAGGATCTCACCATCGTCGACCTCATCGAGCGGGAGGGGCGGGCGCTGGTCATCGGGCTCAACAAGTGGGATCTGGTCGCGGATCAACCGGGCTTGCTGAAGACGCTGAAGGAAGAGGCCGCACGGCTTCTGTCCCAGGTGAAGGGCGTGACGATCGTCCCGCTCTCCGGACTTGCCGGGCGCGGCATCGACCAGCTTATGGAAGCGGTCGTGGCGGCGCACGAGGTCTGGAACAGCCGTATCGCGACGGCGCAGCTCAACAAGTGGCTGGCTGAAGTGGTTGCGGCGCATCCGCCGCCGGCCGTTTCCGGCCGCCGCATCAAGATCCGCTACATGACGCAAGTGAAGAGCCGTCCGCCGCATTTCGCGGTATTCGGCAACCAGCTTGCGGCACTGCCGGCCTCCTATTCACGCTACCTTGTCAATGGCTTGCGCGAGAGTTTTGATCTGCCGGGTACGCCGATCCGGCTATCGATGCGCCAGGGCAACAACCCTTATGCCGAACATGGCAAGCCGTCCGGACGCATCTACAAGCGCCGGAGCTAG
- a CDS encoding Hydrogen peroxide-inducible genes activator encodes MMITFRHLRYFEALSRHRHFGRAAEECSVTQPALSMQMRELETLLGTPLIERRRGDVQLTEVGHEVARRARDILATVLDLTEFTRRTSGPLSGPFVLGAEPSIARYLIPDTLPQIKAGFPALELTLRETMTGALVGELISGRIDAILVSLPLEHPDVETLPLFDEHLLYVTPTQNHGNPPSHMLTPSLVAADQLVLLEDGHGLREQVLSYCNVPPALVRQQNGASNLSTLVQLIANGYGVTLLPEMAAAVEVAEESRVSLSRFRDPVPLRTIGLAWRRSSPRTNDFHALGEIIGSAGQQLIERCRRRLPLVEDMQPTRIAS; translated from the coding sequence ATGATGATCACATTTAGACACCTTCGTTATTTCGAAGCTCTTTCTCGGCATCGGCATTTTGGACGCGCCGCCGAGGAATGCTCGGTGACGCAGCCAGCGCTCTCGATGCAGATGCGTGAGCTGGAAACCTTGCTGGGGACCCCTCTGATCGAACGCCGGCGCGGCGACGTTCAATTGACGGAGGTCGGCCATGAGGTCGCACGGCGTGCTCGCGATATTCTGGCGACCGTGCTTGATCTCACTGAGTTCACCCGGCGGACAAGCGGCCCGCTGTCGGGCCCCTTCGTTCTTGGCGCCGAGCCCTCAATCGCCCGGTACCTCATTCCCGATACCCTGCCCCAGATCAAGGCAGGCTTCCCGGCATTGGAACTGACGCTGCGTGAAACGATGACGGGCGCCCTCGTGGGCGAATTGATCTCAGGCCGGATCGACGCGATCCTCGTCTCCCTCCCGCTCGAACATCCCGACGTTGAGACCCTGCCGCTGTTCGACGAGCACCTGCTCTACGTCACGCCGACACAGAACCACGGCAACCCGCCATCGCACATGCTTACACCGAGCCTGGTGGCCGCGGACCAGCTTGTCCTTCTGGAAGACGGCCACGGCCTGCGCGAACAGGTTCTCAGTTATTGCAACGTGCCACCAGCGCTTGTCCGCCAGCAAAATGGCGCCAGCAATCTCTCGACGCTGGTGCAACTGATTGCCAACGGCTATGGCGTGACGCTCCTGCCCGAGATGGCGGCAGCCGTCGAGGTGGCCGAGGAGAGCCGCGTAAGCCTGTCGCGTTTCAGGGACCCGGTTCCATTACGCACGATCGGGCTTGCCTGGCGACGCAGTTCCCCTCGCACCAACGATTTCCACGCCCTCGGCGAAATCATAGGGTCCGCCGGTCAGCAGCTGATCGAGCGTTGCCGTCGCCGCCTGCCGCTCGTCGAGGACATGCAGCCCACGCGCATCGCGTCATGA
- the purF gene encoding Amidophosphoribosyltransferase, which yields MMEDSRGFDDFDSEADTLHEECGVFGIYGHPDAAAITALGMHALQHRGQEAAGIVSFDGTRFQSERHLGLVGDNFSDPATIDRLQGHIAIGHTRYSTTGATILRNVQPLFAELASGGFAVAHNGNLTNGLTLRRRLVAEGAICQSTSDTEAILHLVARSRRTRFLERFIDALRQIEGGYAIVSLTNKKLIGARDPLGIRPLVLGELDGHYILASETCALDIIGARFVRDVENGEVVVISETGIESHRPFPAQPARPCIFEYVYFSRPDSVVNGRSVYAVRKAIGATLAQEAPVEADIVVPVPDSGVPAALGFAQAAGLPYELGIIRNHYVGRTFIEPTQAIRALGVRLKHSANRALVEGKRIVLIDDSIVRGTTSVKIVQMMRDAGATEVHFRIASPPIMYPDYYGIDMPDREKLLAARMSLEEMREFTGVDSLAFVSVDGLYRALGEKDGRNPAQPQFTDHYFTGDYPTTLTDLMGERTSQLSLLAEAG from the coding sequence ATGATGGAAGATAGCCGCGGATTCGACGATTTCGATTCCGAAGCTGATACCCTGCATGAGGAATGCGGGGTATTCGGCATTTATGGCCACCCCGATGCCGCTGCAATCACCGCGCTCGGCATGCATGCGCTGCAGCACCGCGGCCAGGAGGCCGCTGGCATCGTGTCCTTCGATGGCACCCGCTTCCAGTCGGAGCGGCATCTCGGCCTCGTCGGGGACAATTTCTCCGATCCCGCCACGATCGATCGGCTCCAAGGCCATATAGCCATCGGTCACACGCGCTATTCGACCACCGGCGCAACGATTTTGCGGAACGTGCAGCCCTTGTTCGCGGAACTCGCGAGCGGCGGTTTCGCTGTCGCGCATAACGGCAATCTCACCAATGGCCTCACGCTGCGGCGACGGCTAGTCGCCGAAGGCGCGATCTGCCAGTCGACCTCCGACACGGAAGCGATCCTCCACTTGGTGGCCCGCTCGCGCCGCACGCGCTTCCTGGAGCGTTTCATCGACGCGTTGCGCCAGATCGAGGGTGGCTATGCCATCGTCAGCCTGACCAACAAGAAGCTCATCGGCGCGCGTGACCCGCTCGGGATCCGCCCGCTCGTGCTTGGCGAACTCGACGGCCACTACATTCTCGCCTCCGAGACCTGCGCGCTCGATATTATCGGCGCCCGCTTCGTCCGCGATGTCGAAAACGGTGAGGTCGTGGTCATTTCGGAGACCGGCATCGAGAGCCATCGGCCCTTCCCGGCCCAGCCGGCCCGGCCTTGCATCTTCGAATACGTGTATTTTTCCCGGCCGGATTCGGTGGTGAATGGCCGCTCGGTCTATGCCGTGCGCAAGGCGATCGGCGCGACGCTGGCGCAGGAAGCCCCCGTCGAGGCCGATATCGTGGTGCCCGTTCCCGATTCCGGTGTGCCGGCGGCACTCGGCTTCGCCCAGGCCGCAGGCCTTCCCTACGAGCTCGGCATCATCCGCAATCACTATGTCGGCCGCACCTTCATCGAGCCGACCCAGGCCATCCGCGCGCTCGGCGTGCGCCTGAAGCATTCGGCCAACCGTGCCCTTGTCGAAGGCAAGCGCATCGTGCTGATCGACGATTCGATCGTGCGCGGCACGACATCGGTCAAGATCGTGCAGATGATGCGTGATGCCGGCGCCACGGAAGTGCATTTCCGCATCGCCTCGCCGCCGATCATGTATCCCGACTACTACGGCATCGACATGCCCGACCGGGAGAAGCTGCTCGCGGCCCGCATGAGCCTGGAGGAGATGCGGGAGTTCACCGGCGTCGACAGCCTGGCTTTCGTATCCGTCGATGGGCTTTACCGGGCGCTCGGGGAGAAGGATGGGCGCAATCCGGCCCAGCCGCAGTTCACCGATCACTATTTCACCGGTGATTATCCGACTACGCTGACGGACCTCATGGGGGAGCGCACGTCGCAGTTGTCGCTCCTTGCCGAAGCCGGCTGA
- a CDS encoding Methyltransferase family protein, with product MHWTRGYVTDVGYTAHFYREMAPAHLAFAALVSGRSPGGAFAPRRVVELGCGQGFGLALLAAANPQIDFEGYDFNPAHVAHASRLIASAELSNIEVIEASFQEQAVAGQREPADIVSLHGIWSWVSPDAREAILSIIRQRLRPEGLVYISYNCQPGWASLLPMRQFMCDTRQRNPGHSDTQVGLALDQLTQLRNGGAAYFTANPPAAAHLDHLLKQDKTYLAHEYFGADWEIMPFATVATMLDEAKLGYVGSATIAENLDQYAVPQALHEMVASAHDVGLRETIRDYAANKRFRRDIFSRGLTPLTKAEHRELLERVRFVGVRPREEFKFTFQGPLGELTGKEELYKPVADLVAQKPATIEELRALPAFRNESLGTLLDCLALLIQSHQVFALTPGIPIDPAPSQRFNRWITERLKIGRVYHSIASPVLGSGLPVDDFDLLALSAVFDGCHEDISNITRHALNIFKLLDRRPQREGNALTDDDEATRFLESQMRPIIENKFPLWRRLGII from the coding sequence ATGCACTGGACCCGAGGTTACGTAACCGATGTCGGTTACACTGCGCATTTCTATAGAGAAATGGCACCCGCACATCTGGCGTTTGCTGCCTTGGTATCTGGCCGCTCACCCGGCGGAGCTTTCGCCCCACGGCGCGTTGTCGAACTGGGATGTGGACAAGGCTTCGGTCTTGCCTTGCTCGCCGCGGCGAACCCGCAGATCGACTTCGAGGGCTACGACTTCAACCCCGCGCATGTCGCCCACGCCTCGCGCCTGATTGCCAGTGCCGAACTCTCGAATATCGAGGTCATCGAGGCGAGTTTTCAGGAACAGGCGGTCGCCGGGCAGCGGGAACCGGCCGATATCGTCTCCCTTCATGGCATCTGGAGCTGGGTTTCACCGGATGCCCGTGAAGCTATCCTGTCGATCATCCGGCAACGTCTTCGGCCAGAGGGGCTTGTCTATATCTCCTACAATTGCCAGCCGGGATGGGCCTCCCTCTTGCCCATGCGTCAGTTCATGTGTGACACGCGCCAGCGCAACCCCGGCCACTCCGACACACAGGTCGGCCTTGCGCTCGACCAGTTGACACAATTGCGCAACGGAGGCGCCGCCTATTTCACAGCCAACCCGCCGGCTGCCGCTCATCTCGACCATCTGCTGAAGCAGGACAAAACCTATCTCGCGCACGAGTACTTCGGGGCGGACTGGGAAATCATGCCCTTCGCCACAGTCGCCACGATGCTTGACGAGGCCAAGCTGGGCTATGTCGGCTCCGCGACGATCGCGGAGAACCTCGATCAATATGCCGTACCTCAAGCCCTTCATGAGATGGTGGCAAGCGCCCATGATGTGGGGCTCAGGGAGACGATACGCGACTACGCCGCCAACAAGCGCTTCCGCCGGGACATATTCTCCCGGGGTCTGACGCCGCTCACCAAGGCGGAACACCGCGAGCTTCTTGAACGTGTTCGCTTTGTCGGCGTGCGGCCGCGCGAAGAGTTCAAATTCACCTTCCAGGGTCCCCTCGGAGAACTGACCGGAAAGGAGGAACTTTACAAGCCCGTCGCGGATCTCGTCGCGCAGAAGCCTGCAACGATCGAGGAGCTGCGCGCCCTGCCCGCTTTCCGCAACGAGAGCCTCGGCACGTTGCTCGATTGCCTGGCGCTGCTCATCCAATCCCATCAGGTCTTCGCGCTGACGCCTGGCATCCCGATCGATCCCGCCCCTTCACAGCGCTTCAACCGATGGATAACGGAGCGATTGAAAATTGGGCGTGTCTATCATTCCATCGCTTCGCCGGTCCTGGGCAGCGGGTTGCCCGTCGACGACTTCGACCTGCTTGCCTTGAGCGCCGTCTTCGACGGTTGCCATGAAGATATATCCAACATCACCCGGCATGCTCTGAACATCTTCAAGTTGCTGGACCGACGCCCGCAACGCGAAGGAAACGCCCTCACGGATGATGATGAAGCCACCCGTTTTCTGGAGAGCCAGATGCGCCCAATAATAGAAAATAAATTTCCTCTCTGGCGAAGACTTGGAATAATTTAA
- the yciK gene encoding Uncharacterized oxidoreductase YciK — MSRPLEDRIALVTGASRGIGRAAALAYARAGAHVVALARTVGALEELDDEIRAAGGSATLVPIDLNDFEGLDRLGAAIHERWGKLDILLANAGVLGVLSPLGHVEPKVWDNVMTINVTANWRLIRSLDPLLRASDAGRAIFLSSGAAHSCRAFWGAYATSKAAVEAMARSYAAETEKTPLRVMLVNPGPLRTAMRRAAMPGEDPETLKTPEDLAPHLVELASPAWTETGKIFDFPQGRVLTPRMPD, encoded by the coding sequence ATGTCCCGTCCCCTTGAGGATCGCATCGCGCTGGTCACCGGCGCATCGCGCGGCATCGGCCGCGCCGCTGCTTTGGCCTATGCCCGTGCCGGTGCCCATGTGGTGGCGCTGGCCCGCACGGTCGGCGCTCTTGAGGAACTCGATGACGAGATCCGCGCTGCGGGCGGGAGCGCCACTCTCGTCCCCATCGACCTCAACGACTTTGAGGGGTTGGACCGCCTCGGCGCTGCCATTCACGAGCGGTGGGGGAAACTGGACATCCTGCTGGCGAACGCCGGTGTTCTTGGCGTGCTCTCGCCTCTTGGCCATGTGGAGCCGAAGGTGTGGGATAATGTCATGACGATCAACGTCACTGCCAACTGGCGGCTGATCCGATCGCTCGACCCGCTGCTGCGCGCCTCCGACGCGGGCCGCGCCATCTTCCTGTCGTCGGGCGCCGCCCATTCCTGCCGTGCCTTCTGGGGCGCCTATGCCACCTCCAAGGCGGCGGTCGAGGCCATGGCGCGCAGCTATGCGGCGGAGACGGAAAAAACGCCCCTGCGGGTCATGCTGGTCAATCCCGGACCGCTGCGTACCGCCATGCGCCGTGCTGCCATGCCCGGAGAGGATCCGGAGACGCTCAAGACGCCGGAGGATCTGGCACCGCATCTCGTGGAGCTGGCGTCACCCGCATGGACTGAGACCGGCAAGATTTTTGATTTTCCTCAAGGCCGGGTGCTCACACCGCGCATGCCGGACTGA
- the radA gene encoding DNA repair protein RadA, which produces MARGSVSYICQSCGAVYNRWQGKCDACGGWNTLAQEASGPPVPVPGASRAAARGKGRIFPLEGLQGSSMDAPRVPSGIGELDRVTGGGFVPGSVILIGGDPGIGKSTLLTQAGAVMARSGHRVAYISGEEAVAQVRLRAERLGLNDAPVELAAETHVEDIIATLSHGTVPRLAIIDSIQTMWTSSVEAAPGTVTQVRGSAQALIRFAKTSGTTVILVGHVTKDGQIAGPRVVEHMVDAVVSFEGDSGYHFRILRAVKNRFGPTDEIGVFEMTGRGLAEVSNPSALFLSGRDLSAAGTAVFAGMEGTRPLLVEIQALVAPSSLGTPRRAVIGWDPSRLSMVLAVLEAHGGLKLGQHDVYLNVAGGLKITEPAADLAAAAALVSSLAGVALPPDTVHFGEIGLSGAVRPVSQAQARLKEAAKLGFHRAVAPPPARDQGEKAPLAVTPAGHIVDLVARIAAGGSRDRRDQRLSKG; this is translated from the coding sequence GTGGCGCGTGGGTCTGTCAGCTACATCTGCCAAAGCTGTGGCGCGGTCTACAACCGCTGGCAGGGCAAATGCGACGCTTGCGGCGGCTGGAACACACTGGCGCAGGAGGCCTCCGGCCCGCCCGTTCCCGTTCCAGGCGCAAGCCGGGCGGCGGCGCGCGGCAAGGGTCGCATCTTTCCGCTGGAGGGCCTGCAGGGCTCCAGCATGGACGCGCCGCGCGTGCCTTCCGGAATCGGCGAGCTCGATCGTGTCACCGGCGGGGGCTTCGTGCCCGGCTCGGTCATTCTCATCGGCGGCGATCCCGGTATCGGCAAATCCACGCTGTTGACCCAGGCAGGGGCCGTCATGGCCCGTTCCGGCCACCGCGTCGCCTATATCTCCGGCGAAGAGGCGGTCGCGCAGGTGCGCCTGCGCGCGGAGCGGCTCGGCCTCAACGACGCGCCTGTCGAGCTCGCGGCCGAGACCCATGTCGAGGACATCATCGCCACCCTGTCGCATGGCACCGTGCCCCGCCTCGCCATCATCGATTCGATCCAGACCATGTGGACGTCGAGCGTCGAGGCGGCGCCCGGCACCGTGACGCAGGTCCGCGGCAGCGCTCAGGCGCTCATCCGCTTTGCCAAGACCTCCGGCACCACGGTCATCCTGGTCGGCCACGTCACCAAGGACGGCCAGATCGCGGGTCCCCGCGTCGTCGAGCACATGGTCGATGCCGTCGTTTCCTTCGAGGGCGACAGCGGCTACCACTTCCGCATCCTGCGCGCAGTCAAAAATCGCTTCGGCCCGACCGACGAGATCGGCGTGTTCGAGATGACCGGGCGCGGCCTCGCCGAGGTGTCGAACCCCTCTGCCCTGTTTCTGTCCGGGCGGGATCTTTCGGCGGCCGGCACCGCGGTCTTCGCCGGGATGGAAGGCACACGGCCCCTGCTCGTCGAAATCCAGGCGCTGGTCGCGCCATCGAGCCTCGGCACCCCCCGCCGCGCTGTCATCGGCTGGGACCCGAGCCGGTTGTCCATGGTGCTGGCGGTGCTGGAAGCCCACGGCGGGCTGAAGCTCGGCCAGCACGACGTCTATCTCAATGTCGCCGGCGGCCTGAAGATCACCGAGCCCGCGGCCGATCTCGCGGCGGCTGCCGCGCTCGTCTCCTCGCTCGCGGGCGTCGCCCTGCCGCCGGATACGGTCCATTTCGGCGAAATCGGCCTGTCCGGTGCTGTGCGGCCGGTATCTCAGGCCCAGGCGCGCCTCAAGGAGGCCGCAAAGCTCGGATTTCATCGCGCTGTGGCCCCGCCGCCAGCCCGCGACCAGGGCGAGAAGGCGCCGCTTGCCGTCACGCCCGCAGGTCATATCGTCGATCTCGTGGCGCGCATTGCGGCCGGCGGATCACGCGACCGGCGCGATCAGCGTCTTTCCAAAGGTTAA
- a CDS encoding conserved hypothetical protein (Evidence 4 : Unknown function but conserved in other organisms) translates to MNSINVIAPYKHLGMWVFDDPEVGLKHEPFVAGADRMIDFATASIPDAARGFVMVFSAVAFPGHQFTLEWRRAEGDGNVYYSQEFQQEGWLCPALLRYFVSPPARIHVQIKERERTARSRSLLGRWAERWLS, encoded by the coding sequence ATGAACAGCATCAATGTCATCGCGCCGTACAAACATCTCGGGATGTGGGTGTTCGATGACCCCGAGGTCGGTTTGAAGCATGAGCCGTTTGTAGCTGGCGCCGATCGTATGATCGACTTTGCAACGGCGAGCATCCCGGACGCAGCGCGTGGCTTTGTCATGGTCTTTTCCGCAGTCGCTTTCCCCGGTCATCAATTTACGTTGGAGTGGCGCCGGGCTGAGGGCGACGGAAACGTCTACTACAGTCAGGAGTTCCAGCAGGAGGGATGGCTTTGCCCGGCCCTGCTGCGTTATTTCGTCAGCCCCCCGGCCAGGATCCATGTCCAGATCAAAGAGCGGGAGCGGACCGCACGTTCGCGCAGCTTGCTTGGTCGTTGGGCCGAGCGCTGGCTTTCTTGA
- a CDS encoding TPR_21 domain-containing protein, with protein sequence MGLLRLARAEIEAWDGHLFMTDIFREIEDDLKRDRYLKLWGRFGPLLVVLAVLIALAAGGWSFWRYRQVETAKAAGNQFEQAIDLSRDDKDAESEAVLQELAKTAPPGYRDLARFRLAAEIGRRDATAGASAFDALSSDASVPATMQQLATLRAAMLRLNAGDTAAIEAKLTPLAAPGQAWRNSARELLGLAALKAGNYEAAGRWLDQIAADAEAPPALRQRAEIYLALVQGGPVTVK encoded by the coding sequence GTGGGCCTGTTGCGATTGGCGCGGGCTGAGATCGAAGCTTGGGACGGCCACCTATTCATGACCGACATTTTCCGTGAGATCGAAGACGATCTGAAGCGCGACAGATATCTCAAACTGTGGGGGCGCTTTGGCCCGCTGCTGGTGGTTCTGGCCGTTCTCATCGCGCTCGCGGCCGGCGGGTGGAGCTTCTGGCGATATCGCCAGGTGGAGACGGCGAAGGCGGCCGGCAACCAGTTCGAGCAGGCGATCGATCTGTCGCGCGACGACAAGGACGCGGAATCGGAGGCGGTTCTGCAGGAGCTCGCAAAGACCGCTCCCCCCGGCTACCGTGATCTTGCCCGTTTTCGCCTCGCGGCCGAGATCGGTCGACGGGACGCGACCGCCGGCGCCAGCGCCTTCGATGCACTGTCCAGCGATGCGAGCGTGCCCGCGACGATGCAGCAGCTCGCGACGCTGCGAGCGGCGATGCTGCGGCTCAATGCTGGTGACACGGCGGCAATCGAGGCAAAGCTGACCCCGCTTGCCGCCCCCGGCCAAGCCTGGCGGAATTCGGCCCGCGAACTCCTCGGCCTCGCTGCGCTGAAGGCGGGCAATTATGAGGCCGCCGGGCGTTGGCTCGATCAGATCGCCGCCGATGCCGAAGCGCCACCCGCGTTGCGCCAGCGTGCCGAAATCTATCTTGCGCTCGTGCAAGGCGGTCCCGTCACCGTCAAGTAG
- a CDS encoding Colicin V production protein → MPVALLDLIVIGVVLLSALLAAVRGFTREVLAIASWVAAAVAALFLHAQVLPYVKPHIANPTIALVVAIAAVFLVTLIIVSFITVQLSDLVLDSRIGAVDRSLGFIFGAARGFLICVVGFLFFNWLVKPDMQPDWVQQARTRPLLQSTGDRLVAMLPDDPESTILQKLRRPSPDGDSDVPAEPETSPQAPANGQPAPQRRSEAPVRNGATGATGASR, encoded by the coding sequence ATGCCCGTCGCACTTCTTGACCTTATCGTTATCGGCGTCGTGCTGCTGTCCGCCCTTTTGGCAGCAGTGAGAGGCTTCACCCGCGAGGTCCTCGCCATCGCCTCTTGGGTCGCCGCCGCCGTCGCTGCCCTCTTCCTGCACGCGCAGGTGCTTCCCTATGTGAAGCCGCATATCGCGAATCCGACGATCGCACTGGTCGTTGCCATAGCGGCGGTGTTTCTTGTCACGCTGATCATCGTGTCCTTCATCACGGTTCAGTTGTCCGACCTGGTGCTGGATTCCCGCATCGGCGCCGTGGATCGCTCGCTGGGCTTCATTTTCGGCGCGGCTCGCGGCTTTCTGATTTGCGTCGTCGGCTTTCTGTTCTTCAATTGGCTCGTGAAGCCAGACATGCAACCTGACTGGGTGCAGCAGGCCAGGACGCGGCCTCTTCTGCAATCGACGGGTGATCGTCTGGTCGCGATGTTGCCGGATGACCCTGAAAGCACCATCTTGCAGAAGTTGCGCCGTCCGAGCCCGGATGGGGATTCCGATGTCCCGGCCGAACCCGAGACATCACCGCAGGCGCCTGCCAATGGGCAGCCTGCGCCGCAACGCCGCAGCGAGGCTCCGGTTAGAAACGGTGCCACTGGTGCTACAGGTGCGTCCCGGTAA
- a CDS encoding hypothetical protein (Evidence 5 : Unknown function) produces the protein MFSRLYNYRYIISWRSYLTAIHLDMCDGPEALRVGPAMIRWSGGARIRPQSLATKGAKKSR, from the coding sequence TTGTTTTCTCGTCTTTACAACTATAGGTATATTATTTCATGGCGCAGCTACCTCACGGCGATTCATTTGGACATGTGCGACGGGCCTGAGGCGTTGCGCGTTGGTCCCGCGATGATTCGATGGTCGGGCGGCGCAAGGATTCGCCCACAGAGCTTGGCAACGAAGGGCGCGAAGAAGAGTCGATGA